The sequence GGGACCGGGATCGGGCTCTATCTCGTCGTTCAGTTGGTCGAGCAGTACGGTGGCGAGGTGTGGATAGCGGATAACGAACCGCGTGGTGCGGTGTTCGTCATCAGATTGCCGCTGGCGGACGACTGAGACCCAGCGGTTCACCGTGCGGGGTGGGCCCGTTCGGAATAGCCTCACGTGGTGGCTGTTCGATGGGTTGTCCGCCGGTATGCCTACGGCGACCGCACCGCGGTCGCGGGACGTTTTTCGTCCAGGTTTTTTCCGAGTCGCGAGGGACCGGCGGTCCCTCGGGATGTGCGAACGGCGGGGTCGTCGCCGTGAGCAGAACGCGGTTCGCGAAGCGCACCCGAGGTGGTTCGAAAGCCGCTCCGCGGCTTTCGTCATGTCGTCGGAAACCGTGTGTTTCCGACTGCACGCGGAAAATCTTCGATTTTCCGCACTGCCGAGAGGCGCAAAGCGCCTCTCGTAACAAGTAAAAAAGTGGAGGAGAAGCGGGCCGGGAGGGACTTGAACCGAGCCGAGACGGTCGCTCACCCCGTTCGCGCTGCGTCTCGTCGGGCTCAAGTCCTTGGCCGCTTCGCCTTTTGGGGGGGGGGGGATGGACTCACCGCGACCGCACCGCGGTCGCGGGACGTTTTTAGTCCAGGTTTTTGCGACGAGTGGTTCGCGAAGCGCACCCGAGGTGGTTCGTAAGCCGCAAAGCGGCTTTCGTCATGCCGAGAGGCGCAAAGCGCCTCTCGTAGCAAGTAAAAAAGTGGGAGATAAGCGGGCCGGGAGGGACTTGAACCGAGCCGAGACGGTCGCTCACCCCGTTCGCGCTGCGTCTCGTCGGGCTCAAGTCCCTGGCCGCGTCGCTCCTCGCGGAAGTGCTCGGAGCAAAGCGGGCCGGGAGGGACTTGAACCCCCGTCCGTCTGGTTAAAAGCCAGACGCTCTGCCGAACTGAGCTACCGGCCCGTACGTGTAAACACCGGACGACTGAGGTTAAACGCTTTCCTTCCGAGTCACCAGACTCACTGCAGGTGCTCGCGGAGGAATCGCGCCTGTTTGGCCGCGACCTCCGGCGAGACCGCCCCGACCAGCGACTCGAAGTGGCCGGCCGGCAGCCGAACCCGGTGGACGTCGTCGAGAGCGTCCACCAGGCGGTCGATGGCCGCTCCCGGAACGATCTGGTCGTCGGTCGCCTCGAGGACGAAGACCGGGACGTCGACGCTCGGGGCTCGGGAGACCGGTCGGTTGAACGGAATCTCAACGAGGACGCGGGCGGCGGTCCGGTTCGGCCACTCCGCCCGCTCCGCCTCGGGAATCATCGTCTCGTACCCCTCGAGCGATCCGGGAGTGGCGAGGACGGCGAAGTCGTCCCGATCGCTCTCGCCGACGACCCGAACGTAGTGTGGGTCGCGTCGAAACAGGATCTGCCTGGCGTCGTTCGCGATGGCTGCCGTCATGCCCCTGACGTACTCCCAGCCACCGTGCTGGATCGCGTGACCGGCGACGTGGAGTCCGTCGGTGAACGGGACCGTCGCGACGACCGTTTCGACGTCTTCGGTGGCGGCGAGGGCGAGGACGTGCCCTCCGCTGTAGGACATCCCCCAGAGTGCGGTGGTGTCTCCGTCGACGTCGTCCCGGGAGCGGACGTACTCGAGGGCAGCGCGGTAATCGGCGCGCTGTTTCCGGGCGGAGACCACACGACGGGGCCCACCGCCGCTGTCGCCGAACCCGCGGTAGTCGAACGCGAGTGCGGCGATTCCCGCGTCGGCGAACCGCTCGGCGAAGGCCGGCAGTCCCCAGGTTCTCCGGGCGGCGAAGCCGTGGGCCATCACGACGACCGGCGGGTGTTCTGTGTCCTCGGGGTGAAAGAGCGTCCCGGCCACCTCCGAGCGGCCGGACGTGAACGCTACCGTCTCTATCCGTGTCATACCTGACAGTTCGGGCGCCGGGGCGGTAAACGCTCCGGCGCTCCTCGGCCGCGGTGAATTCGGTGGTCATAGCGAGACGACCTCACCGCGGGCAGGTGCACCCGCCCCGTACCCCGACTCGCGAAGGGCCGCGGCGAAGCGCTCGCACTGGTCGCCGTGGTTGACGAGGATCGTCGCCCCAGGATACGATTCGAGCAGTTCCAGCAGACCATCCCTATCGGCGTGAGCGGAGAAGTCGAACTGCTCGACGCGAGCGCTGACGGGCATCCGTCGCCCATCGATCTCGGCGCTCCCGGTGTCGAGGAGGTCCCTGCCAGGCGTCCCTTCGACCTGGTAGCCCGTCATCGCGATCAGGTTGGTCGGGTTTCCAGCGACCGCTGGGACGTAGGTCATCGCCGGCCCGCCGGCGAGCATCCCGGCGGTCGTCACGATGACGGTGTTCTGGTCGGCGATTCGCCGGCGTTGGCCGTCTCGACCCGTCACGAACCGGGCGTGGCCGCTGGCCCGCCGAAACGCCGCTGGATCCCGGAGGGATTCGGGGGCGTGTCGCAGCCGCTCCGTCACCCGGATCCCCATGCCGTCGACGTAGCACTCGAGGTCGTTCGCTTCACAGAGGAGCATCATCTCCTGCGTGCGACCGATGGCGAACGCCGGAACCACCACGGTGCCGCCGCGGTGGATCGTCTCCGAGACCGCGCGGACGAACGACTCCTCGATCGACGCCCGCGACGGACGGGTCACGTCGGCGTAGGTGCTCTCGACGATGACCGCGTCGGCCGCCGGTCGGTCCCTCGACGGTTCGACGAGACGCTGGGCTTCGGTGTTGAAATCCCCCGTGTAGAACAGACGGGTGGCACCATCGTCGACCAGGACGTGGGCGCTCCCGGGGATGTGGCCCGCGTCGTACAGCGTGACCTCGTAGCCGGCGGCCTTGAACGGTTCGCCGTAGGCGTGGGTGACCGAGACCTCGCCGATCGCGCCGATCTCGGCCCGGGTGAAGGGCTGATCGAAGCGGTCGCCCTGGATCGACAACGTGTCCTCCGCGAGGAGGTAAGTGAGGTCCCGCGTCGCGGCCGTCCAGTGGACCGGCGGTCGACGCGTTCCCTTGAGCAACGCCGGCACCATGCCGGCATGGTCGAGGTGACCGTGGGAGACGACGGCGGCGTCGGGGTCGACGTCGGGCGGGTAGGTCGGAGGGTTGCCGCCGCTCATGCCGTAATCCAGGAGCAGCGAATCGTCGACGAGGATTGCACTGCGCCCGATCTCTCGTGCCCCGCCGAGGAACCGTACCTCCATCTACCCGCCATTGTTCGCCACCCGGTTTGTGTCTCCCGCTTCACGTCGCCTTCGTCGGACGAGACGAGCCAGTGACCGCCAAGGTTACGGTGTTTGATTGACAATATCTATCATGGAACTTGAAGCGCTCCCGGAGGCCCTCGAAGAACTGCCGTATCCGATAGACAGCGATGCGGTCCTCGCGCAGGTCGGTTCGATCGAGATCGACGCCCCGGACGACGAGGATTCTATCACGATCGCCACCACCATCGACGACGTGGGACACGATGAATACGACTCCGCCGATCAGTTGTTCACGACCATCATCGGGAACCTCGGCGACCAGTACATCGGACGCAAATTCTACGACGACCGGGGCGGCGAACTGGCAGAAGCCGGCACCGAATCCAAGGACGACGTGTCCTTCTGAGCGGCGGATCCGGACACCGATGGGTGGGTGGTCGGCCGACCGCTCCCCGCCGATTCGTGGTGCTCGTGCGTGAAACCGCGATGATCGGAGACCGAGTTCGGGGGTACGCAGGTTCTGTTACTGCGTGCGGCTGGGACCTGCCCTCCAATCAGTCGTACGATCCGCTCGCTGCGGTTGCCCAATCGATTCGCCGAATGGCGCACTTATTTGGCCATGGATGCGGAGCAATTCGGTATGGTTCCCCGTCATCTCCGATCTGCCGTGGCATCGATCGTCCGAACGCGGGGTGATCATTCGTGAGTGCCCCGAAAGGTTCGGCGCTCGGACTGATCGCCGTCGTGGCTCTCTCCGTCGTGGGTGCGCAGTTCGCCGTGGGGGTCGGTCTCGCGGCACCGTCACCTCCAGATAGTTCCACGCAAACGGCCGCTCTCGAAAGCGACGTGGTCGCGCAGACCGGCTCGTACGCGAGGGGGTCACCGGATCTCGTGGCCGTCCTCGCCGACCCGGTCGTCCGCCCCGGAACGACACCGACCATCGAGGTCGGCCTCCTCAACGAGGGCGGCTATGATCTCGGCGGGTCCTCCCCCCAACCGCGGGTGACGAACGCCCGAGCGGTGTCGGTCGAGGCCGAGGCGTCGGACGACGCCATCGAGGTCGAGTCCGGAACGGTCCCGGTCGGGACTGTCTCGACCCAGCAAGCGGCGACCGTCCCGGTCAGTCTCTCGATACCCGACGACGTGGAACCCGGCGAGTACGAGGTCGATCTCGAGGTCGAGTACACCTACACGACCTTCGTCTCGCCGAACGGCAACGTCGTCGACGAGCGGACGACTGACGAGGAGCTGTCGGTGACGATCGTCGTGGACGACGGACCCCGCTTCGAGATCGTGGACGCCGAGACGGACGCCCAGATCGGCGACAGCGGCGAGGTGACGGCCACGCTGAAGAACACCGGTGACGAGGTGGCACGCTCGGCGTCGGTCACCGCGAGTGGCGTCGGCGGTGGGGTAACGATCGGCACCGGAGAGGCGGCCATCGGCTACGTCGGCGACTGGGATCCTGGCGAGAACCGAACTGTTACCTTCGATTCCTCGGTGAGCGAGCAGTTCGCGGCGGGTGGGTACGTCCTCGAGACGACGGTCGAGTACACCGACGTAGACGGCTTCGAGCAGACCGCGCCGACGGCCCGAACCGGTGTCTTCCCCCTTTCCGAGCAGTCCTTCGCTCTCGAGAACGTCTCGGGCTCGCTCGAGGTTGGCTACGAGGGAGCGATCACCGGCTCGGTCCGCAACGAGGGTCCACTGCCGGTGACGGCTGCGGTCGTCGTCATCGAACCGATCAGCGATCGGGTCAGTATCGACGAGCGCCGGTACGCACTTCCCGACCTCGCCCCGAACGAGACGGCCGAAATCTCCTTTACGGGTGACGTCGGCGGGCAGGCCGACGCCGGCCCACGACAGGTCGCGCTCACCGTCGAGTACGATGCCGGGGACGGGGTCCGCACCGCAGATCTGCGTGACCGAGTCACGATCGAACCCCGGACTCCGGAGTTCGCCGTCGAGGCCGAGAACGCGACAGTCTCCGCGGGCGAATCGAAACAGCTCGTCTTCACCGTGACGAACCAGCGACCGGAGACTCTCTCCTCGATTCGGGCGAATCTCTACGCCGATAGCCCGATCACGGTCGTCGACGAAGAGGCGTACATCGACGAACTCGAACCTGGCGAGAGCAGGGAGGTGATCCTCGAGGTCCAGGCGGCTGGTTCCGCGACGCAGAAGACCTATCCGCTCGAACTCGACTTCCGGTACGAAGACGAGGGACGGAACGACCGGATCTCAGACGCCTACGACTACCCGCTCGACGTGACCGAACCGGTCGAGTCGGAGGGACCATCGACGACGATGATCGTCATCGGCGCTGCTCTCGTCGTGGCGCTGGCAATCGGGGGCGCGGTCTGGTACCGGCGCCGGTGACCCGATGAGTGGTCTCGACGGCGCCATCGACTGGGTGGACGATCGGGTGACGGAGCGACCGCTGCTGGTCGTCGTCGCGTTCCTGCTCGTGAGTGCCGTCGCCGCCGGCGGCCTCGGCGGGATCGAGACCCAGGCCGGCGGCGACCAGTTCCAGGAGGACGTGCCCGCCCAGCAGGCCCTCGAGGACATCGACGAGGAGTTCGGCGCCAGCGTTGGCGAGACCCCGCGCACCGCCCAGCTGCTCGTGGAGGGGGATAACGTGCTGTCCCGCCCCGCGCTCGAACGAATCCTCGAGTCACAGCACCGACTGGAGACGCGGGCGGGACTCCGCGTAGAATCGACCCGGAGCCACGCCAACGTGGTGGCCAGCGAACTGGATCCCACCGCGAAGACGCCAGCCGAGCAGCGTCGGGCCGTCGCGTCCGCGACTCCCTCACAGCTCGCCGCCGCCATCGAACGGGCCGACGAGAGCGGGCGACTCGCCGGACAGCTCTCGACCGACTACCGCCCCGTTGCCCAGCGGGCCGGGACCGCCCTCGTGGTCGTCTCCTACGACCTCCCGGAAAGCGCCGGGACCGCGGAAGTCACCCCGCTGCAACAGCGCTCGGTTACGGTGCTCGACGGCGTGCCGGGCAACGAGATGGGCGAGACGGCGTATCTCTTCGGCCAGGGCATCCTGGAGCAGGAGATCACGGCCTTGCTCACCGACACGTCGATCGTGGTATTCCCCGCGGCGCTCGCGTTCATCCTCGTCTTCTTGCTGATCGCCTATCGCGACCCCATCGACATGGGTCTCGGGTTGGTGGCGCTGGTCATGACGATGCTCTGGACTTTTGGCTTCATGGGGTACGCCGATATCCCCTTCTCGGATTCGCTCGTGACGGTGTTCCCGCTCCTGCTCGCGGTCGGTATCGACTTCGGCATCCATACGATCAACCGCTACCGCGAGGAACGCCTCGAGGGGAGCGACATCGACACGGCGATGCGGACGACGACCGACCAGTTGCTCGTGGCATTCTTCCTCGTGATGGTCACGACGGTGGTGAGTCTCCTCGCGAACCTGACGAGCACCCTCTCCTCGACGCGGAACTTCGGGCTGGTCGCCGCGATGGGGATGGTCTTCACGTTCGTCATCTTCGGGGGCTTTCTCCCCGCCGGGAAGGTGTTGGTCGACCGCTGGCGCGAGCGACTGCCGATCCCGAGCTTCGATACCACCCCGCTAGGGGAAGGCGGCTCCCTGCTGGGGCGGATCCAGCTCGTCGGTGTCGACCTCGCCCGGATCGCCCCCGTCATCGTCGTCATCGTCGTCCTGGTGGGCGGTGGCGTGGCGGGCGGCTACGGAACAGGGGTGGACACGGAGTTCTCCCAGGAGGCCTTCTTCCCCACCGAGGACCGGATCGAACTCTACGAGTCGTTCCCGGCACCGTTCTCGCCGACCGACTACACCTTCATCGAGATTCTGGACATCTTCGCGGATGACTTCGACCAGGGGCAGTTCAACTCGGTGACGCTGTACGTCGATCAATCCGTCCGGGACGACGACGCCCTCGAACTGCTGGACCGGACGACGCACAACCCACCGGATAGCTTCGCCCGCGCACCGGACGGGACCGCGCGTGCGTCCAGCGTCGTGACGGTCATCGAGGAGTACGCCACGGCGGACGAGGAGTTCGGCCGGCTCGTCGCTACCAGCGATCGGCTCGGGACTGGCGTGCCCGACCGCGACGTCGACGCCGTCTACGACGCCCTCCTGGACTCTCCACGGAGTGACCAGGCGCGCAACTATCTGGCGGCCGACCGCGGCAGCGCCATCGTCGAGTTCACCATCGAGGGTGCCGATGTGGACGGGGGAACCGCGGTCGCCGACGCGCAGGCCATCGCCGACCGCAGCCCCCTGGACGCCGTCGTCACTGGTCAGCTCGCGGTCAACGAGGCCGTCATCGACGCCCTCCTCGAGTCGGCGATCCGCAGCCTGTTCGCGGCCATCCTCCTCACGGCCGTCTTCCTGGTGGTCACCTACCGGCTCCTCGAAGGACGGCTCGCGTACGGGATGATCAACCTCCTTCCCGTGCTCGTGACCGTCGGCGTCCTCGTCGGGACGATGCGACTCATGGACATTCCGCTGACGCCGATCAACGCGCCGATCCTCTCGGTCTCCATCGGGCTGGGCGTGGATTACACGGTCCACTTCACCCATCGGTTCGTCGACGAGTATCAGCGCGGGACGCCCCTCGCGGAGGCCCTGCGGGTCACCGTCCGCGGTACCGGTGGGGCGCTCACCGGAAGTATGCTGACGACGGTGACCGGGCTCGGCGTCCTCTATCTCGCGCTCATCCCGCTCATCCAGGACTTCGGTATCCTGCTCGCGCTCGGCGTCCTGTACGCCTACCTCTCGGCCATCTTCTTCGTCCCGTCGCTCATCGTCGTCTGGGACCGATACGCCCCGCCAGGGCTGGGAATCTAAGGTGGGGTGCCGGGGCCGCCGCGACCGTTCGGACCGACACCGCGACGGCGGACGATCCCCTTCGCAGTCGAGAAACCGGAGACTGACTGCCATCGAACGAAAGAATACCGACTGGGACGGCCGGTGAACGGCCACAACCGACCGAACGGAGTCGGGCTGTCGTAGCGGGTAAAACGCGATTACGCGTCGAGTTCTTCCTGGAGCATCCGGCGGAGCACGAGGTGGAGGACGCCGCCGTTCTCGATGTACTGGACGCCGGCGGGCGTGCCAACCTGTGCGGTCACGTCGAACTCGATGACCTCGCCGTCGTCGTCGACGGCTTCGACGTGAAGCTCGTCTTCGACGTCGAGGCCGTCCTCGAGGCCGTGGATGGCGAACTCCTCGTCGCCGTCGAGTCCGAGGGACTCCCAGGAGTCGCCGTCCTCGAACTGCAGCGGGAGGACGCCCATGCCGATGAGGTTGTCGCGGTAGATGCGCTCGTAGCTCTCGGCGATGGTGGCACGGACGCCGAGGAGGTCGGTGCCCTTCGCGGCCCAGTCGCGGCTGGAGCCGGTCCCGAACTCGGTGCCCGAGAGGACCACAAGCGGCGTCCCATCGTCGCGGTAGCGTTCCGAGGCCTCGAAGACGGTGGTCTCCTCGCCGGTCGGCTGGTGGACGGTGTAGCCGCCCTCGACGCCGTCGAGCATCTCGTTCTCGATGCGGACGTTGGCGAAGGTCCCGCGCATCATGACCTCGTGGTTGCCACGGCGCGAGCCGTAGGTGTTGAAGTCGGCGGGGTCGACGCCCTGCTCCTGGAGCCACTCGCCGGCGGGAACTTCAGTACTGAACGGTCCGGCCGGGCTGATGTGGTCGGTCGTGACCGTGTCGCCGAGGGTCATGAGACAGCGCGCGTCCTCGATATTCTGGACGCCGGGCTTCTCGACGGGGAAGTCCTTGAAGAATGGCGGCTCGCGGATGTACGTGGACTCCTCGTCCCACTCGTAGACGTCGCCGGTCGGCGCGTCGAGTGCGTTCCAGTTCTCGTCGCCCTCGTGGACGGAGTCGTACTTCTCCTGGAACATCTCCTTGTGGACGGAGTCGGTCATGATCTCGTGGACCTCGTCCTGGTCCGGCCAGATGTCCTCGAGGTAGACGGGTTCGCCGTTGGGGTTGTAGCCCAGCGGGTCTTCTTCGAGATCGATGTCCATCCGCCCGGCGAGACCGTAGGCGACGACCAGCGGTGGGCTGGCGAGGTAGTTCGCGCGGATCTTCGGGTGGATGCGCGCCTCGAAGTTACGGTTGCCCGAGAGGACGCTGGTGGCCCAGAGGTCGTGTTCGTCGATGACGTCCTCTACGGGGTCCGGCAGCGGTCCGGCGTTCCCGATACAGGTCGTACAGCCGTAGCCGACGACGTGGTAGCCGAGTGCTTCGAGGTCGTCGAGGAGTTCGGACTCCTTCAAATACTCCGTGACGACCTGGCTGCCCGGCGCGAGGCTGGTCTTGACGTGTGGCGGGACGTCGATGCCGGCCTCGACGGCGTTACGGGCGAGCAGGCCCGCAGCGATCATCACCGAGGGGTTGGAGGTGTTGGTACAGGAGGTGATGGCGCTGACGGCGATGGAGCCGTGGCCGAACTCGGTCGTCCGACCGTTGGGCATCTCGATCTCGTACTTCTCGTTGAGGTCGCCGACTGGCAGTTCGTCGGCCTCCTCGACGTCGGGGGCGGCACCGCCGTTCTCGAGCCAGCGGTTGAGCGCTTCGGGGTCGGCCTCGCCGTAGTCGGTCTCCTCCTCGACGAGCCCCCGGAAGTGGGTGCGCATGTCGCCCATCGGGATGCGCTGGTCGGGTTCGCTCGGGCCGGCCAGGCTGGGCTCGATGGTTGAGAGGTCGAGTTCGACCTCCTCGGTGTACTCGGGATTCTGTTCGCCGAAGAGGCCCTGGGCCTCCAGGTACTCCTGGACGACGTCGATGTGGTCGGGGTCGCGCCCGGTGAGTTCGAGGTAGTCGAGGGTGGCCTCGTCGACCGGGAACATGCTGATGGTCGAGCCCTGTTCGGGGGCCATGTTCGAGATGGTGGCCCGGTCGGCGACGGTCAACTCGGAGACGCCGGGGCCGTAGAACTCGACGAAACGGTCGACGACGCCGACCTGGCGAAGCTTCTCGGTGACGTGGAGGACGAGGTCGGTCGCGGTGGCGCCCTCGGGCATCTCGCCGGTCAGCTTGACGCCGACGACCTCGGGCAGTTTCATGGTGATGGGCTGGCCGAGCAGTGCGGCTTCGGCCTCGATGCCACCGACGCCCCAGCCGACGACGCCGATGCCGCCGATCATCGGGGTGTGGCTGTCGGTGCCGACGAGGGTGTCGGGGAGGAGCCACTCGTCGCCGCCGTCCTCGCGCTCGTGGACGACCTGGCCGAGATACTCCAGGTTGACCTGGTGGACGATACCGGTTCCCGGCGGGACGACGCTGAAGTCGTCGAAGGCCTCGTTGGCCCACTTGATCGCCTTGTAGCGTTCGGCGTTACGCTCGTATTCGATCTCGACGTTCTTCTGGTAGGCGTCCTCGGAGCCGTAGTAGTCGACCTGGACGGAGTGGTCGATAACGAGGTCGGCGGGGATCTCGGGTTCGACGACGTTCGGGTCGACGCCCTTGCGGTCGGCGGCCGAGCGGAGGGCGGCGAGGTCGACGACGGCCGGAACCCCGGTGAGGTCCTGCAGGACGATACGCGATGGGG is a genomic window of Halanaeroarchaeum sp. HSR-CO containing:
- a CDS encoding alpha/beta hydrolase; this encodes MTRIETVAFTSGRSEVAGTLFHPEDTEHPPVVVMAHGFAARRTWGLPAFAERFADAGIAALAFDYRGFGDSGGGPRRVVSARKQRADYRAALEYVRSRDDVDGDTTALWGMSYSGGHVLALAATEDVETVVATVPFTDGLHVAGHAIQHGGWEYVRGMTAAIANDARQILFRRDPHYVRVVGESDRDDFAVLATPGSLEGYETMIPEAERAEWPNRTAARVLVEIPFNRPVSRAPSVDVPVFVLEATDDQIVPGAAIDRLVDALDDVHRVRLPAGHFESLVGAVSPEVAAKQARFLREHLQ
- a CDS encoding MBL fold metallo-hydrolase — its product is MEVRFLGGAREIGRSAILVDDSLLLDYGMSGGNPPTYPPDVDPDAAVVSHGHLDHAGMVPALLKGTRRPPVHWTAATRDLTYLLAEDTLSIQGDRFDQPFTRAEIGAIGEVSVTHAYGEPFKAAGYEVTLYDAGHIPGSAHVLVDDGATRLFYTGDFNTEAQRLVEPSRDRPAADAVIVESTYADVTRPSRASIEESFVRAVSETIHRGGTVVVPAFAIGRTQEMMLLCEANDLECYVDGMGIRVTERLRHAPESLRDPAAFRRASGHARFVTGRDGQRRRIADQNTVIVTTAGMLAGGPAMTYVPAVAGNPTNLIAMTGYQVEGTPGRDLLDTGSAEIDGRRMPVSARVEQFDFSAHADRDGLLELLESYPGATILVNHGDQCERFAAALRESGYGAGAPARGEVVSL
- a CDS encoding COG1361 S-layer family protein, whose product is MSAPKGSALGLIAVVALSVVGAQFAVGVGLAAPSPPDSSTQTAALESDVVAQTGSYARGSPDLVAVLADPVVRPGTTPTIEVGLLNEGGYDLGGSSPQPRVTNARAVSVEAEASDDAIEVESGTVPVGTVSTQQAATVPVSLSIPDDVEPGEYEVDLEVEYTYTTFVSPNGNVVDERTTDEELSVTIVVDDGPRFEIVDAETDAQIGDSGEVTATLKNTGDEVARSASVTASGVGGGVTIGTGEAAIGYVGDWDPGENRTVTFDSSVSEQFAAGGYVLETTVEYTDVDGFEQTAPTARTGVFPLSEQSFALENVSGSLEVGYEGAITGSVRNEGPLPVTAAVVVIEPISDRVSIDERRYALPDLAPNETAEISFTGDVGGQADAGPRQVALTVEYDAGDGVRTADLRDRVTIEPRTPEFAVEAENATVSAGESKQLVFTVTNQRPETLSSIRANLYADSPITVVDEEAYIDELEPGESREVILEVQAAGSATQKTYPLELDFRYEDEGRNDRISDAYDYPLDVTEPVESEGPSTTMIVIGAALVVALAIGGAVWYRRR
- a CDS encoding RND family transporter, with translation MSGLDGAIDWVDDRVTERPLLVVVAFLLVSAVAAGGLGGIETQAGGDQFQEDVPAQQALEDIDEEFGASVGETPRTAQLLVEGDNVLSRPALERILESQHRLETRAGLRVESTRSHANVVASELDPTAKTPAEQRRAVASATPSQLAAAIERADESGRLAGQLSTDYRPVAQRAGTALVVVSYDLPESAGTAEVTPLQQRSVTVLDGVPGNEMGETAYLFGQGILEQEITALLTDTSIVVFPAALAFILVFLLIAYRDPIDMGLGLVALVMTMLWTFGFMGYADIPFSDSLVTVFPLLLAVGIDFGIHTINRYREERLEGSDIDTAMRTTTDQLLVAFFLVMVTTVVSLLANLTSTLSSTRNFGLVAAMGMVFTFVIFGGFLPAGKVLVDRWRERLPIPSFDTTPLGEGGSLLGRIQLVGVDLARIAPVIVVIVVLVGGGVAGGYGTGVDTEFSQEAFFPTEDRIELYESFPAPFSPTDYTFIEILDIFADDFDQGQFNSVTLYVDQSVRDDDALELLDRTTHNPPDSFARAPDGTARASSVVTVIEEYATADEEFGRLVATSDRLGTGVPDRDVDAVYDALLDSPRSDQARNYLAADRGSAIVEFTIEGADVDGGTAVADAQAIADRSPLDAVVTGQLAVNEAVIDALLESAIRSLFAAILLTAVFLVVTYRLLEGRLAYGMINLLPVLVTVGVLVGTMRLMDIPLTPINAPILSVSIGLGVDYTVHFTHRFVDEYQRGTPLAEALRVTVRGTGGALTGSMLTTVTGLGVLYLALIPLIQDFGILLALGVLYAYLSAIFFVPSLIVVWDRYAPPGLGI
- the acnA gene encoding aconitate hydratase AcnA, encoding MPEPNPFGAIRDIEIDGSTYKMADLSALEEEGIIDDADKLPVSIRILIESVIRNADGDMITEEDVANAASWQPDVPDHEVPFTPSRIVLQDLTGVPAVVDLAALRSAADRKGVDPNVVEPEIPADLVIDHSVQVDYYGSEDAYQKNVEIEYERNAERYKAIKWANEAFDDFSVVPPGTGIVHQVNLEYLGQVVHEREDGGDEWLLPDTLVGTDSHTPMIGGIGVVGWGVGGIEAEAALLGQPITMKLPEVVGVKLTGEMPEGATATDLVLHVTEKLRQVGVVDRFVEFYGPGVSELTVADRATISNMAPEQGSTISMFPVDEATLDYLELTGRDPDHIDVVQEYLEAQGLFGEQNPEYTEEVELDLSTIEPSLAGPSEPDQRIPMGDMRTHFRGLVEEETDYGEADPEALNRWLENGGAAPDVEEADELPVGDLNEKYEIEMPNGRTTEFGHGSIAVSAITSCTNTSNPSVMIAAGLLARNAVEAGIDVPPHVKTSLAPGSQVVTEYLKESELLDDLEALGYHVVGYGCTTCIGNAGPLPDPVEDVIDEHDLWATSVLSGNRNFEARIHPKIRANYLASPPLVVAYGLAGRMDIDLEEDPLGYNPNGEPVYLEDIWPDQDEVHEIMTDSVHKEMFQEKYDSVHEGDENWNALDAPTGDVYEWDEESTYIREPPFFKDFPVEKPGVQNIEDARCLMTLGDTVTTDHISPAGPFSTEVPAGEWLQEQGVDPADFNTYGSRRGNHEVMMRGTFANVRIENEMLDGVEGGYTVHQPTGEETTVFEASERYRDDGTPLVVLSGTEFGTGSSRDWAAKGTDLLGVRATIAESYERIYRDNLIGMGVLPLQFEDGDSWESLGLDGDEEFAIHGLEDGLDVEDELHVEAVDDDGEVIEFDVTAQVGTPAGVQYIENGGVLHLVLRRMLQEELDA